The following proteins are co-located in the Pedobacter sp. FW305-3-2-15-E-R2A2 genome:
- a CDS encoding helix-turn-helix transcriptional regulator, whose translation MMTSAKGNTPPVIFQSISALLKALGLDKPMHPLIALVDYKDIKVDTSELGRGYMLNFYKISFKAHFAGQIRYGQGHYDFEEGGLSFTAPNQLIAAAAEEKDYSGYTLLFHPDFIRNYPLGKQMTKYGFFAYSVAEALYLSDKEKKIIFSVFDNIGMELDTNIDHFSQDVLISQIEVLLNYSNRFYGRQFITRKVVHNDLIVEMEAYLSGVFKSDKALVTGLPTVLEIANHLKVSPRYLNDMLRSLTGQTTQQHVHNKLIEKAKDILSTSNLSVAEIAYGLGFEHPQSFNRLFKAKVKISPLEFRQSFNS comes from the coding sequence ATGATGACTTCAGCAAAGGGAAATACTCCTCCAGTGATCTTCCAAAGTATCTCAGCGCTGCTTAAAGCGCTGGGGCTGGACAAACCAATGCATCCTTTAATAGCCCTTGTGGACTATAAGGACATCAAAGTCGATACTTCGGAACTGGGCCGGGGATATATGCTTAACTTTTATAAGATCTCTTTTAAAGCGCATTTTGCAGGGCAGATCAGATATGGCCAGGGACACTATGATTTCGAGGAGGGCGGGCTGTCGTTTACTGCACCCAATCAACTGATCGCCGCCGCTGCCGAAGAAAAAGACTATAGCGGATATACTTTGCTGTTTCATCCGGACTTTATCCGGAATTATCCTTTGGGAAAGCAGATGACTAAGTATGGTTTTTTTGCCTATTCCGTGGCTGAAGCTTTGTATTTATCAGATAAGGAAAAGAAAATCATTTTTTCTGTTTTTGACAACATTGGGATGGAACTGGATACCAATATCGATCATTTTAGCCAGGATGTATTGATCTCGCAGATTGAGGTGCTGCTCAATTACAGCAATCGTTTCTATGGACGGCAGTTTATTACCAGAAAGGTAGTTCACAACGATCTGATCGTCGAAATGGAAGCCTATTTGTCGGGTGTTTTTAAATCCGATAAAGCGCTCGTTACTGGACTGCCTACCGTTCTGGAGATCGCGAATCACCTGAAAGTCTCTCCCCGTTACTTGAATGATATGCTGCGCTCCTTAACCGGACAAACAACACAGCAACATGTTCACAATAAGCTGATCGAAAAAGCGAAGGACATCCTAAGCACAAGTAACCTTAGCGTCGCTGAGATTGCCTACGGACTGGGATTTGAGCATCCTCAGTCGTTCAACAGGCTCTTCAAGGCCAAGGTGAAAATCTCACCACTTGAATTCAGGCAATCATTTAATTCATAA
- a CDS encoding SDR family oxidoreductase, with protein sequence MKTILITGASSGLGKATAKLFQAKGWHVIATMRSPEKETELSGLDNITLLEMDLTKPGQVENTVAMAIGSADIDVVLNNAGYGLAGPFEAYSAEQIGKQIDTNLTGVLRVAHPFVKYFRENQRKGLFITVTSAVAIAASPFASVYTATKYALEGWSESMNYDLSAFGIQFKTVAPGGIKTNFGSGALVLEQHPAYEPLWNKMMLGFQDGSLIHFSEPEEIAAVIYQAATDGKDQQKYAAGKDALALSAKRKELGFEAHRKEITRYYQA encoded by the coding sequence ATGAAAACTATACTCATTACAGGCGCATCTTCCGGATTAGGAAAAGCCACAGCAAAATTATTTCAGGCAAAAGGATGGCACGTAATTGCGACCATGCGTAGTCCGGAAAAAGAAACAGAGCTCTCCGGGCTTGACAACATAACCTTACTGGAAATGGATCTGACCAAACCCGGTCAGGTAGAAAATACAGTGGCAATGGCCATTGGCTCAGCCGACATTGATGTGGTGTTGAACAATGCTGGTTATGGACTTGCCGGACCATTTGAAGCATATTCTGCCGAACAGATCGGAAAGCAGATCGACACCAATCTCACCGGCGTATTGCGCGTTGCTCATCCATTTGTTAAATATTTCAGAGAAAACCAACGAAAAGGGCTATTTATTACGGTGACCTCCGCAGTGGCAATTGCTGCAAGTCCTTTCGCTTCTGTATATACTGCTACCAAGTATGCTTTGGAAGGCTGGTCTGAGTCCATGAACTACGATTTGAGTGCTTTCGGTATTCAATTCAAAACAGTAGCCCCGGGAGGCATCAAAACCAACTTCGGCAGTGGCGCATTGGTGCTGGAACAACATCCGGCCTATGAACCGCTTTGGAATAAGATGATGCTGGGTTTTCAGGATGGCAGCTTGATCCATTTTTCGGAACCTGAAGAAATCGCTGCGGTGATCTATCAGGCAGCAACTGACGGGAAAGACCAGCAGAAGTATGCAGCGGGAAAGGATGCCCTTGCTTTGTCGGCCAAAAGAAAGGAACTGGGGTTTGAAGCACACCGTAAAGAAATTACCAGATATTATCAAGCTTAA
- a CDS encoding MazG-like protein, with product MSELNFNEVIARSQKIRELYRKLELQYHGSEWTIEEDALAFLTDAGLVGRLTMSQQGRWPKGPDTDAELSHKLGECIWWLTILADRMGMDINTALDGFLSKTEKLLEK from the coding sequence ATGAGCGAATTGAATTTCAATGAAGTAATAGCCCGGTCGCAAAAGATCAGGGAACTTTATCGCAAACTAGAACTACAATACCATGGCAGCGAGTGGACCATTGAAGAAGATGCCTTAGCATTTCTAACCGATGCCGGCCTGGTTGGCCGGCTGACGATGTCGCAGCAAGGACGATGGCCTAAAGGCCCGGATACCGATGCTGAATTATCACATAAATTAGGAGAATGCATCTGGTGGCTGACCATTTTGGCAGATCGTATGGGAATGGATATCAATACTGCTCTTGACGGATTCCTCAGCAAAACGGAAAAGCTTTTAGAAAAATAA
- a CDS encoding glycoside hydrolase domain-containing protein, giving the protein MMMASALNSSSVGIYTNIEEKLRVLFRGDHSTKFTIEARQASKENKYIQSAKLSGKPIADFRILQREVLKGGILELGNQPNKEWGVQPNAYRSQ; this is encoded by the coding sequence ATGATGATGGCGTCAGCTTTAAACTCTTCTTCTGTAGGCATATACACAAATATAGAAGAAAAGTTGAGGGTTTTATTCCGGGGAGATCACAGTACGAAATTTACAATAGAAGCAAGGCAGGCCTCAAAAGAGAATAAATATATTCAATCTGCGAAGTTAAGCGGGAAGCCGATAGCGGATTTCAGGATTTTGCAGAGAGAAGTTTTAAAAGGTGGAATATTGGAACTGGGTAATCAACCAAACAAAGAATGGGGTGTTCAGCCAAATGCTTATCGAAGCCAGTAG
- a CDS encoding FAD-binding dehydrogenase: MPTEEEFKADAIIIGSGLAGLVAAMEITNAGKKVLLLDQETEQNLGGQAFWSFGGLFLINSPQQRRMGIKDSYELALQDWMGTAAFDREEDYWPRQWAEAYLKFAAGEKYEYISKMDIKLMFMVGWAERGDGAASGHGNSVPRFHVSWGTGTGVIKPFVEKAYEARGKGLLQMKFRHRVTALISVEGTIVGTQGDVLEDDDQERGFATNRNVVSQFEYKADHIVIATGGIGANHELVRQNWPERLGKAPENMVCGVPAYVDGKMIGIAENAGARIINRDRMWHYTEGLQNWNPIWPNHGIRILPGPSSIWLDAKGNRLPAPFLPGFDTLGTLKHIQETGYAYSWFILTQKIIKKEFALSGSEQNPDITNKDYLLFLKRIFGKKAPAPVEAFKENGKDFIVSNDLKDLVKKMNELSGDSLLDEQKIRSLLEARDRELDNKFSKDTQINYIRSTRKYLGDKLGRVAKPHKILAAENGPLIAVRLNILTRKTLGGIETNLNGQVLKTDSRVLEGLYAAGEVAGFGGGGMHGYRALEGTFLGGCIFSGMKIGKYIADR, from the coding sequence ATGCCTACAGAAGAAGAGTTTAAAGCTGACGCCATCATCATTGGTTCCGGATTGGCCGGACTGGTTGCCGCTATGGAAATTACCAATGCAGGAAAAAAAGTGTTATTACTGGATCAGGAAACTGAGCAAAACCTCGGCGGACAAGCATTCTGGTCATTTGGAGGTTTGTTTTTAATCAATTCTCCCCAGCAACGAAGAATGGGTATCAAAGATTCTTATGAACTGGCCTTACAGGATTGGATGGGTACAGCAGCTTTCGATCGTGAAGAAGATTATTGGCCAAGACAATGGGCCGAAGCTTACCTAAAATTTGCTGCAGGGGAAAAGTATGAATACATCTCTAAGATGGACATTAAACTAATGTTTATGGTGGGATGGGCAGAACGCGGAGACGGCGCAGCAAGTGGTCACGGCAATTCAGTTCCACGTTTTCATGTCAGCTGGGGCACAGGTACCGGCGTCATCAAACCATTTGTTGAAAAAGCTTACGAAGCAAGAGGTAAAGGCCTCCTTCAAATGAAATTCAGGCACCGGGTTACCGCTTTGATCAGCGTTGAGGGTACAATCGTTGGCACACAGGGTGATGTATTGGAAGATGATGATCAGGAACGGGGCTTTGCCACCAATAGAAATGTTGTTTCGCAATTTGAATATAAAGCAGATCACATTGTGATTGCAACCGGGGGAATTGGTGCCAATCATGAACTCGTGCGACAAAATTGGCCGGAAAGACTGGGCAAAGCCCCGGAAAATATGGTATGTGGCGTCCCGGCTTACGTAGATGGCAAAATGATCGGCATTGCCGAAAACGCAGGCGCGAGGATCATTAACCGCGACCGGATGTGGCATTATACTGAAGGGCTGCAAAACTGGAATCCGATCTGGCCAAATCATGGCATAAGGATACTTCCGGGCCCATCTTCCATCTGGCTTGATGCGAAGGGCAATCGCCTCCCCGCTCCTTTCCTACCGGGATTTGACACACTGGGAACACTGAAACATATCCAGGAAACAGGTTATGCCTACTCCTGGTTTATCCTGACACAAAAAATCATTAAAAAGGAATTTGCGCTTTCCGGATCAGAGCAAAACCCCGACATCACCAATAAAGACTACCTCCTTTTTCTGAAAAGAATTTTTGGTAAAAAAGCACCTGCTCCGGTAGAAGCGTTTAAGGAAAATGGTAAAGATTTTATCGTCTCAAATGATCTGAAAGACCTGGTGAAAAAGATGAACGAACTTTCGGGTGATTCGTTGCTCGATGAGCAAAAGATAAGATCACTCCTTGAAGCCAGAGACAGGGAACTGGATAATAAATTCTCCAAAGACACCCAGATTAATTATATCCGGAGCACCAGAAAATATTTAGGAGATAAACTGGGCCGCGTAGCCAAACCACATAAAATACTGGCAGCGGAAAACGGACCACTGATTGCTGTACGCCTCAATATCCTGACCCGTAAAACATTAGGTGGTATCGAGACGAATCTTAACGGACAGGTTTTAAAAACGGATAGCCGTGTTTTAGAGGGTTTGTATGCAGCAGGTGAAGTAGCTGGTTTTGGCGGTGGCGGTATGCATGGCTATCGCGCATTGGAAGGGACTTTTCTTGGAGGATGTATCTTCTCCGGAATGAAAATTGGGAAATATATTGCTGATCGATAA
- a CDS encoding helix-turn-helix domain-containing protein, whose amino-acid sequence MSTEFVILKTPIQIHDIGKTSGFIKVPSPLHRPDFNFIVHITSGRAKQQVDADVLSIKENEVLFIRQGNVTALKEVSEDATGHIILFEDQTLNQLLSKQELIKLFSANTVIHLSKESSVWLTPLFELLSIELYSPAPNLGICYSLLQAGLQKILTSNAALNKGVNRNSEITFNFKELVYKHHVTHKTVLFYADELAVSENYLHRCVKETTGTSPKEWINKVSILQSQLLLQDLTKSISEIAFELNFGDPSYFGRLFKKIVGITPSEYRIAFMQDLSG is encoded by the coding sequence ATGTCAACGGAGTTTGTGATTTTAAAAACACCAATCCAAATCCACGATATCGGAAAGACATCCGGGTTTATTAAAGTGCCCAGCCCTCTGCACAGGCCTGATTTTAATTTCATTGTTCACATTACCAGCGGAAGGGCAAAACAGCAGGTAGATGCCGATGTGCTGTCCATAAAGGAAAATGAAGTTTTGTTCATCAGGCAAGGTAATGTTACGGCTTTAAAAGAGGTGAGCGAAGATGCTACCGGACACATCATTCTATTTGAAGATCAGACACTCAATCAACTGTTGTCCAAACAGGAACTCATCAAACTTTTCTCCGCAAATACGGTCATTCATTTATCTAAGGAGAGCAGTGTATGGCTGACCCCTCTTTTTGAGCTCCTGAGCATCGAACTTTATAGCCCGGCCCCCAACCTTGGGATCTGCTATTCGCTTCTTCAGGCAGGATTGCAAAAGATCCTCACTTCAAATGCAGCACTAAATAAAGGGGTAAACCGAAATTCCGAAATTACCTTTAATTTTAAAGAGCTGGTATACAAACATCATGTAACACATAAAACGGTTTTATTCTATGCAGATGAGTTAGCGGTATCCGAGAACTACCTCCATCGATGTGTGAAAGAAACGACCGGCACAAGTCCGAAGGAATGGATCAATAAAGTGAGTATCCTGCAAAGTCAATTATTGCTACAGGATCTGACCAAAAGTATTTCTGAAATTGCTTTTGAGCTCAATTTTGGCGATCCCAGCTATTTTGGGCGCCTCTTTAAAAAGATAGTCGGAATCACTCCTTCCGAATACCGGATTGCATTTATGCAGGATTTGTCCGGGTAA
- a CDS encoding DUF6268 family outer membrane beta-barrel protein: protein MKTSIPIRNFKKKALPSQRTYGYLKVFLYYRINRKNLSFLFILLSAFLFSNKGHSQIIQDIGGIAVTVHAKSDFKDLPSESSLKGNKFQLNTYDAWLPVPTFNIGKTSVFSNLNYRMMDFKYDNETVADLNRIDRIHEIKSVIIIRHPISSKWSILGIAMPTLAADFKKKVSFDDLILDGILGVSKTFGAESNLEIGLGVHAMYSFGETLITPGISIDYKSTNRKWLAQFYWPRLNVLYSLTENTQIGLAGSIDWTRFNLKNYKGYNGKEVDYAQFSTIHGGLHLHQRLVGGIWLQVQGGMGLLNRYEVFDAKQKTVNDFSISNMAYGKAALSYRIGRKLINHKK, encoded by the coding sequence ATGAAAACATCAATTCCCATTAGAAATTTCAAAAAAAAAGCGCTCCCCTCCCAGCGTACCTATGGATACCTGAAGGTATTCCTGTATTATCGTATAAATAGAAAAAATTTATCTTTTCTATTTATCCTCCTCTCCGCTTTCCTATTTTCCAATAAAGGTCACAGTCAGATTATTCAGGACATTGGCGGTATCGCGGTCACCGTTCATGCCAAGAGTGATTTCAAAGATTTACCATCAGAAAGTTCACTGAAAGGGAACAAGTTCCAATTGAATACTTACGATGCCTGGTTACCTGTTCCTACTTTCAACATCGGCAAAACCAGTGTTTTCAGCAACCTTAACTATAGAATGATGGATTTTAAATACGACAATGAAACGGTTGCCGATTTAAATCGCATTGACCGAATTCATGAAATAAAATCGGTCATTATTATCAGACATCCGATTTCAAGTAAATGGTCTATTCTTGGAATAGCTATGCCAACCCTGGCTGCCGATTTTAAAAAGAAAGTTTCTTTTGACGACCTGATTCTGGATGGAATATTAGGGGTATCCAAAACATTTGGTGCAGAATCAAACCTTGAAATTGGACTTGGCGTGCATGCCATGTATTCCTTCGGAGAAACCTTAATCACCCCTGGAATATCAATTGATTACAAAAGTACGAACCGTAAATGGCTGGCGCAATTCTATTGGCCGAGGTTAAATGTACTCTATAGCCTGACTGAAAATACCCAGATAGGTCTTGCCGGTTCAATAGACTGGACCCGGTTTAACCTGAAAAACTATAAAGGTTATAATGGAAAGGAAGTCGATTACGCACAGTTTTCTACCATCCATGGCGGCCTTCATCTGCACCAGCGACTGGTTGGTGGCATCTGGCTTCAGGTACAGGGAGGAATGGGGCTTTTGAACCGTTATGAAGTGTTCGATGCCAAACAAAAAACAGTGAATGACTTCTCCATCTCTAACATGGCTTACGGAAAAGCAGCATTAAGCTATCGTATTGGCAGAAAACTAATAAACCATAAGAAATAA
- a CDS encoding DUF2141 domain-containing protein codes for MKTTILIMLAIFASAFAKAQQVKMNINVSNIEPGKGTVVLNVYDKKEDFLKKVFLSKTLKANASTLTFTLDLPKKGTYAVTIFQDLDDNKKLKQDWFGIPQEPVGYGNNFKPSAKPRFNDCSITLNNDPVTQAIKLF; via the coding sequence ATGAAAACAACCATTCTGATCATGCTTGCCATTTTTGCATCCGCATTTGCAAAGGCACAACAAGTAAAAATGAACATCAACGTCAGTAATATTGAACCAGGTAAAGGAACTGTGGTGTTAAATGTTTACGATAAAAAAGAAGATTTTTTGAAAAAAGTCTTCCTCAGCAAAACGCTTAAGGCGAATGCTTCGACCTTGACGTTTACCCTTGATTTACCGAAAAAAGGAACTTATGCGGTCACCATTTTTCAGGATTTAGATGACAATAAAAAACTAAAACAGGATTGGTTCGGCATCCCTCAGGAACCTGTTGGTTATGGCAACAACTTCAAACCTTCGGCAAAGCCGAGGTTCAATGACTGCTCGATAACGCTGAACAATGATCCGGTTACTCAAGCCATAAAACTCTTTTAG
- a CDS encoding NAD(P)H-binding protein → MKEIKPTIVVFGCTGTVGKEVMRQLNGIDCLARGVLRNPERPYPVLKNGLPSNITYVSADLNSSGQLKQACLGADALFLLTATSPDQVAHEMNIIDAAKQSGIKRIVKLSAPIVQLPAKVEVSQWHGKIDDYLSQNIGDFCCLRPHSFMQNWERNVFTIQYFGKIFGALGNAARNYVDCRDVATVAVNNLLSTTPLKEKSIVLAGPQAITNIEMAAKLSRITGSKIDYVDITPEALFNQLTRKAKLPEWLANHIVELDDLAIKVPEPESDTITDLILRKPRIMEEYLQECRHHFKRKPLWKLLL, encoded by the coding sequence ATGAAAGAAATTAAGCCTACAATCGTTGTCTTTGGATGCACGGGCACTGTTGGGAAAGAGGTCATGCGCCAGCTAAATGGCATTGATTGTCTTGCGAGAGGAGTTCTTCGAAACCCGGAACGGCCCTATCCGGTATTGAAAAACGGCCTTCCATCAAACATCACCTATGTAAGCGCCGATCTAAACTCAAGCGGGCAATTGAAACAAGCTTGTCTGGGCGCAGATGCCTTGTTTCTTTTAACGGCAACTTCTCCGGATCAGGTGGCGCATGAAATGAACATCATTGATGCCGCCAAACAAAGCGGTATAAAACGGATCGTTAAGCTGTCTGCACCAATCGTTCAATTGCCGGCAAAAGTGGAGGTCAGCCAATGGCATGGTAAAATAGACGATTACCTTTCCCAAAACATCGGGGATTTTTGCTGCCTGAGACCTCATTCCTTTATGCAAAATTGGGAACGAAATGTATTCACCATCCAATATTTCGGCAAGATTTTCGGAGCTTTAGGAAATGCAGCAAGAAATTATGTGGATTGTCGTGATGTAGCCACCGTAGCCGTGAACAATTTATTATCGACCACCCCATTAAAGGAAAAATCCATTGTTCTTGCTGGTCCACAAGCGATTACTAATATAGAAATGGCCGCAAAACTATCCCGCATAACGGGTAGTAAAATCGACTATGTAGACATCACACCGGAAGCCTTATTTAATCAGTTAACCAGGAAAGCAAAATTACCTGAATGGTTAGCCAACCACATAGTGGAACTTGATGATCTGGCCATCAAAGTTCCGGAACCGGAATCTGATACGATTACAGACTTAATTTTAAGAAAGCCACGTATCATGGAGGAATACTTACAGGAATGCCGACACCATTTTAAAAGAAAACCACTCTGGAAACTCTTGTTATAA